A portion of the Gadus macrocephalus chromosome 10, ASM3116895v1 genome contains these proteins:
- the LOC132466306 gene encoding C-type lectin domain family 4 member M-like isoform X1 → MQRMDMDEDGIRNLMVPQGGVKERCRPSRCLTAGLLLLCASSLAGNVTQFYFGGGVGKRLHNAFTKQEEQLQERYRNLTRNSTGLHDKYQTLAAERASLQLSNHALTRERDQIQGKANSLTKERDQLQGQASTLTKERDQIQGRFSTLTKERDQLQGQASTLTSERDQLKGRFSTLTKERDQLQGQASTLTKERDQIQGRFGTLTKERDQLQGQASTLTKERDQLQGKASTLTKERDQLQGRFSILTKERDQLQGRFSNLTKERDQLQGRFSILTKERDQLQGRFSNLTKERDQLQGRFSALTKERDQLQGQASTLTKERDQLQGRFSTLTKERDQLKGQASTLTKERDQLQGRFSTLTKERDQLQGRFSTLTKERSQLQGQASTLTKERDQLQGRFSTLTKERDQLKGQASTLTKERDQLQGRFSTLTKERDLLQGRLSTLTKERDQLQGRFSTISKERDQLKSQASTLTKERDQLQDSSSKLMKEVKTLNDTVESRKCPPGWIKFQCSCYKGHTGEKNWKDSRQYCKSQQADLVIINSREEQIFVNSLLPADTDNWIGLSDIWIEGVWTWVDGTSPTTTYWGRNQPNSHGGNQDCVEFLHRAATKTWNGGGWNDLDCKELSGCICEK, encoded by the exons ATGCAGCGGATGGACATGGATGAAGACGGGATCCGAAACCTCATGGTTCCTCAAG GGGGGGTGAAGGAACGGTGCCGGCCCTCCAGGTGTCTGACCgctgggctgctgctgctgtgtgccTCATCCCTGGCTGGAAACGTAACTCAGTTTTACT TTGGAGGTGGTGTGGGCAAGCGGCTTCACAACGCCTTCACCAAGCAAGAGGAGCAACTACAGGAGAGATACAGGAACCTGACGAGGAACAGTACGGGTCTGCACGATAAATACCAGACTCTGGCTGCCGAGAGAGCCAGTCTTCAACTAAGTAACCACGCTTTGAcccgagagagagaccagatacAGGGCAAGGCTAACAGCCTtaccaaagagagagaccagctacagggTCAGGCTAGCACCCTtaccaaagagagagaccagatacAGGGCCGGTTTAGCACCCTtaccaaagagagagaccagctacagggACAGGCTAGCACACTTacctcagagagagaccagctaaaGGGCCGGTTTAGCACACTTACTAAAGAGAGGGACCAGCTACAGGGGCAGGCTAGCACCCTtaccaaagagagagaccagatacAGGGCCGGTTTGGCACCCTtactaaagagagagaccagctacagggCCAGGCTAGCACCCTtactaaagagagagaccagttaCAGGGCAAGGCTAGCACCCTtaccaaagagagagaccagcttcaGGGCCGGTTTAGCATCCTtaccaaagagagagaccagctacagggCCGGTTTAGCAACCTtactaaagagagagaccagctacagggCCGGTTTAGCATCCTtaccaaagagagagaccagctacagggCCGGTTTAGCAACCTtactaaagagagagaccagctacagggCCGGTTTAGCGCCCTtaccaaagagagagaccagctacagggCCAGGCTAGCACCCTtaccaaagagagagaccagctacagggCCGGTTTAGCACCCTtactaaagagagagaccagctaaaGGGCCAGGCTAGCACCCTTACCAAAGAAAGAGATCAGCTACAGGGCCGGTTTAGCACACTtactaaagagagagaccagctacagggCCGGTTTAGCACCCTTACCAAAGAGAGAAGCCAGCTACAGGGCCAGGCTAGCACCCTtaccaaagagagagaccagctacagggCCGGTTTAGCACCCTtactaaagagagagaccagctaaaGGGCCAGGCTAGCACCCTTACCAAAGAAAGAGATCAGCTACAGGGCCGGTTTAGCACCCTTACTAAAGAGAGAGACCTGCTACAGGGACGGTTAAGCACCCTtactaaagagagagaccagctacagggccgttttagcaccattagcaaagagagagaccagttaAAGAGCCAGGCTAGCACCCTtaccaaagagagagaccagctacaggACTCAAGCTCCAAACTCATGAAGGAGGTCAAAACCCTGAATGATACAGTTGAAT CCCGGAAGTGTCCTCCGGGATGGATTAAGTTCCAGTGCAGTTGTTACAAAGGCCATACTGGCGAAAAGAACTGGAAAGACAGCCGCCAGTACTGCAAGAGCCAACAGGCTGACCTGGTGATCATCaacagcagagaggagcag ATATTTGTCAATAGTTTGCTCCCGGCAGACACGGACAACTGGATAGGTTTGAGTGACATATGGATCGAAGGGGTTTGGACCTGGGTGGATGGAACCAGCCCCACCACAAC GTATTGGGGGAGGAACCAGCCAAACAGCCACGGCGGCAATCAGGACTGTGTCGAGTTCCTCCACAgggcagcaacaaaaacatgGAACGGCGGAGGATGGAACGACCTCGACTGTAAAGAGTTAAGCGGCTGCATATGTGAGAAGTAG